The sequence below is a genomic window from Acetivibrio clariflavus DSM 19732.
TCTACATCAGGCAAACTTTTTCTATCCGAAATACCTTTTCAAAATCTCATATTTCGTCAGTTTCATATAATATCTAAAAACACAGAAAAAATCTGCATTTTAAAACAAAGTACATCATTTATAGGCATGAACCGTTATAATTATGCTATAATACTAAAAAATTTTCAAACTTTTTATAAAGTCAATTTATTCCGTAAACTTCAAACTGTATCTTATCATCAATAAAATTATTATACATTAAGAAAGCAGGCATATCTCAGCCTGCTCATTAATATATATTTAGCTTTTACGGTTTTAAAATAAATCCAGCGATTTCAAAACTTCTTCATTTTTCACCAACGGATTTTTTTCTTTCATTTTTTCTATCATTTCATTAAATTTTTCTTTTTGCAATTCCTTCTTAATATTGCTTTTTTCTTCCTCACCCAATGCAGCATCAATTTTCTTTATGACTTTTGCAACATGAATACCATAGGAAGTTTCTATCAGTCCAACGGCTCCTTCCTTTGCATTGAATACCCAATCTTCAAGTTCCGCAACGGCATCTCCCTTGCCTAAAGTCTCGTCACCACCGGTAATTTTCAATTGCGGATTCTCAGAATACTGCTTTGCCAATTCTTCAATCGATTCTCCATCTTTGACCCTTTTAAAAATATCCTCCGCAAGCTGCCTTTTTTGATCTATTACATCTTCTTCAAGAGGCTGCTGAGTGTCAACATCTATAGTGTACAAAAGGACATTCCTTATATTTACCTTTTTATATTTATCCTTATCCCGTTCAAATCTTTCTTCTATTTCTTTATCACTAACCTCAATCTTTTCAGTTTCAAAATTGGCATATCTGTAATATGCAGTATAATAATCTTCAAAAATCCACCTATATTCCTCAATAGAAACACCATACATCTCTTTCATAAGTTTTTCAGCTTCTTCCTGGTTTTCATTGGCTTTCTCTTTAATAAAGCTATAAATATTCCTTTCAATTTGCATTACATCATTTTCTAACAATTTTACATTTTCCTGTTTTGCAAGCCTTAATAAAACTTTGAGATTCGCCAGGTCATCAAAAGTTTTATCTATAAGCTTTTGCTTATTATCCTCATTCCCATCTTGAGATTCCCAAAACTTGCTCTTTTCTTCATCGCTTTTACCTTCTAAACCTGCATCCTTTTCCATCTGACTTTTGTTCATATTAAAATAAAACATAAACTCTGCATCATAAATTTTTTCATCACCGACTGTTCCGACAACTTTCGCCGATTCCCACTTATTGGCAGTAGTTTCTTCATTTGTAATATCTATGTTATTTTTATCTGTAACATCTATGTTATTCTTACACCCACTAATACCAAACATTAATGACAAAGCAAGGCCAAAGGATAAAACTTTATTAAATTTCATAACAAACCCCCCAGAATTATTTACACTAATACTGCGTTTTTATCAATTAAACCACTTAATGAAGCCTTGTGTTTAACATGCTTATAAATTTAATTTTACTAGATAATTAACTATAATTCTACAAATAAATTTGTCATTTTTCTACTTCTAAAAATTTTATTTCTTATTTTTATTGCTCAATTATATTGTTTTTAGAGTCTGAAACTATTAATTACCCATTGTAATTCTCTCTTTCAATCCCTTTTGCATACATTACTTATTTACAATTTCAATAATTTCATCTCCGAAGGCTTTTAGTTTTCTCTTGCCTATACCTATTATTCTTCGCATCTTATCCAAATTAAAGGTAATTGCTCAACAATTTGGAGCAAACACTTTTGATGCAATACAAAAAAACCAGATGTTCAAATGAAAAAAGGAGTGAATAGTCACTCCACCGGCATTTATAGCTGCAACTCCTGTAGGTACCACCACAATCATACGTTTCGAGGATACTTTTTTTATTACGTAAATATGAACTAGTAAGACCAATGACCTAAAAGTATACCTCCATTCTCTAGATCAAAATAACAAACTGTATAATTACCAAAATCCTTTGTTTCAAATCCGAGTCGACTAAACATATCTGCTTCTCCCTTATTTACAACATAGACGTAATTTGGATTAATTTCATATCCTTGATCGACAAAGTGATATTTACCATAGCCATAGATATCAAGATACATGCTTGGATAATTCTTATACTGTACTGTATCCCGGTACTCCTTAGAATCTACTGCAGTCAAAAACATTACTTTTGAATAATTAATGCTGCTGGTAACAAAAATCTCGGTATCAAGAGTATCTGCAAATTTAATGGCATCATCCACACCATAGCTGAAATAGTATCCTATTTCTCTAGCATAATCAGTAAAGTAGTAATCGGCAAAAGAACAAAAGAAACAGAGCATGATACCAAGACCTACAATTAGAAAATTATTCTTCACCACTTCCTTGCTAAATAGGGTTGAAATAGAATATATACCCAATCCCATACAGATAGTTAACGGAATAAATAAATAATTGGCACGGTTGATATTGGTATAGGTCATACTGGCAATCAGGAAAGAAACGACGATTTGAATTAAAATAAACATTTCATAGGAAAGCTCTTTTTTTCGACATTTCTTTATAAATTCTTTGATAAGATATACTAATCCTAATGCTACAAAAGGTAGTCCAAATTT
It includes:
- a CDS encoding peptidylprolyl isomerase codes for the protein MKFNKVLSFGLALSLMFGISGCKNNIDVTDKNNIDITNEETTANKWESAKVVGTVGDEKIYDAEFMFYFNMNKSQMEKDAGLEGKSDEEKSKFWESQDGNEDNKQKLIDKTFDDLANLKVLLRLAKQENVKLLENDVMQIERNIYSFIKEKANENQEEAEKLMKEMYGVSIEEYRWIFEDYYTAYYRYANFETEKIEVSDKEIEERFERDKDKYKKVNIRNVLLYTIDVDTQQPLEEDVIDQKRQLAEDIFKRVKDGESIEELAKQYSENPQLKITGGDETLGKGDAVAELEDWVFNAKEGAVGLIETSYGIHVAKVIKKIDAALGEEEKSNIKKELQKEKFNEMIEKMKEKNPLVKNEEVLKSLDLF